Below is a genomic region from Candidatus Hydrogenedentota bacterium.
ATTTTTCGGGTAGTTTCAGCCTGTTACAAAGTTCGAGAATTCGGTACTCTCATGAAGTTTCTTCGGGCAATCGTATTGTGGACAGCAGTGGTTTTTCTCAAAAAATTCGACTCCTTGCGACATTGCGATGTTGCGTTACCATTTATTGACTGCAAAATGGGATGATGATGGCGATGAGAATGAAGAGCACGACAACGGGCGCGAAACAAGGATGGCTATGATGAATACGCATGGTGGAGGGAGGAATCCATGCCGGTCCGAGCCGCCCGGGATCGTCCCCGATGGCGCCTTTCCCCTTGCCGTCGTCTCCGGTTCCGGCATCGCCCTCGACTCCCTCTTCGACAACATCGCCGAACGCATCCCCTTCGAAGCCGTTCCCGGACTTCCTCGCGGCGGCGTGCCGGGGCACGCCTACGAATTCATCCGAGGCGATTGCGCCGGGCGTCCGCTGATCCTGCAATGCGGGCGCCTGCATTTCTACGAGGGATTCGATATCGAAACCGTGGCGCGCACTGTGGACGTTCTCCGCGATTTCGGCGCGCGCACCGTTCTGTTCACGGCCGCCGCCGGCGGCATCAAGCCGGAAATCGGCCCCGGCGACATTGTGGGTATCGAAGGCATCCGGCTTTGCTGGTGCCTCCGATGGGACGCCACGCCCGGCATGCTGTTCCCCGATTTTGTGCTGCCCGGCTGCGATGGCTACGGGATCTTCCAATGGGTCCACGGACCCTGCTACGAAACCCGCGCCGAAATTGCCGCGATACAGGCGATCAAGGCGGACACCGTCGGGATGAGCGTCGCGCCCGAATTGGCCCGCTGCCGCGACCTCGGCCTGTCGGCCGGACTTGTGGCTTGCGTCGCCAATTCATGCGGCCGTCCCGGCCCCCTTGCACACGACGAGGTCGTCGCCGTCGCACGGCGCGTCTCCGCCCGCCTTGCCCGCCTCATCCGGAAATGGCTGTCTTCGTTGCCGAATCGGCCTTGACAAATGCGGTGGACACGGGGTATTTATTTGAATAGAGGCCAATGACACAGCGGCGAACACGCTCCGATCCGGCTCGAAGGGTTCCCGGAAACCCATCCGGCTTGAATCCGGCGGGAAACAGCCGAAACGCACCTGTCCGCGGCGCGCCCGGACCCGAAAGTCCGGCATGATTCATACAGACGACTTGACAATGCGGGAAATGACAAATGTCTTGTGGCACCGGTTTATTTTGTGCAAGATGGCGTTATGCAATCATTGTAAGTCTAATTTACGCTGTTGTTTCACTCCTTGTTTTTTTTACGTTCAGAAACAATTGTCTTGTGCGCCCGGAAGCGCCGGGTGAATGTTTTTGGACGTGGTTTATTCTTTTGTATTGGATGCTGACCATTGCCCTTGGATATCTGTTTTTTTTCATTTGTAAAAGTCCCTTGGAAACAGGCTTAGTCCTTGTTTCCCTGTCGGTTGCCCTGATTGTTGCCGAAATAACAGTACGCTCGCTTTTTCCTCTAACACGCATCATGCCGTTTCAAATGGCCAATTCCCTCGAGTTTCAGCATATTTCGACCCCAAATGCCACCATGTATATGACGACGCCGGACATGTTTGTCACGTTGATTCGCACCAATGAAGACGGTTTGCGAACCGACTACTCGCGTTCGGATTTTCGCAACTTCAAAGACAGGATCGTTGTTCTTGGCGACTCATTTACGTTTGGGCCGCGGGCAACCCAGGAAGGAACCTTTCCACAGGCAACGGAGCGTCTATTGCGCGAACGTCTTGCCCGCAACGATTTGGCCGTCTTGAATGCGGGTGTCGGCAGTTATTCTCCTTTCCTCGAGGATCTACTTTATACCGGATTGATA
It encodes:
- a CDS encoding purine-nucleoside phosphorylase, with translation MNTHGGGRNPCRSEPPGIVPDGAFPLAVVSGSGIALDSLFDNIAERIPFEAVPGLPRGGVPGHAYEFIRGDCAGRPLILQCGRLHFYEGFDIETVARTVDVLRDFGARTVLFTAAAGGIKPEIGPGDIVGIEGIRLCWCLRWDATPGMLFPDFVLPGCDGYGIFQWVHGPCYETRAEIAAIQAIKADTVGMSVAPELARCRDLGLSAGLVACVANSCGRPGPLAHDEVVAVARRVSARLARLIRKWLSSLPNRP